One genomic segment of Hydrocarboniclastica marina includes these proteins:
- a CDS encoding replication-associated recombination protein A, with amino-acid sequence MQGGLFDPLADVSQPLAARLRPRSLADYVGQSHLVGDQKPLRRAVESGQLHSMILWGPPGVGKTTFARLLSENAGIAFETLSAVLAGVKDIRAAVEQARNRRAQFGQDTLLFVDEVHRFNKAQQDAFLPHIEEGTILFVGATTENPSFELNSALLSRTRVYVLKPLAADELQQLVTRALEAPEGLGGRIQLGDGVGDVLVAAADGDARRVLNILEVASDLAEPQGDHAVITRDILQQVLQTSLRRFDKGGDVFYDQISALHKALRGSDADGSLYWFCRMLDGGCDPLYLARRLLRIASEDIGNADPRALSITRDAWDVQERLGSPEGELALAQAVVYLALAPKSNAVYKAFNECMASIRHQPDYPVPIHIRNAPTGLLEELGHGAEYRYAHDEPQAFAAGEAYLPEELHGTRFYRPSGRGLEAKLAEKQAYLDKLNAESDRPRYPGKR; translated from the coding sequence ATGCAGGGCGGGCTGTTTGATCCCCTGGCGGATGTCTCTCAGCCGCTGGCCGCTCGGTTGCGGCCCCGCAGCCTGGCCGACTACGTCGGTCAAAGTCATCTTGTGGGCGACCAGAAACCATTGAGGCGCGCAGTGGAGTCCGGTCAGCTTCACTCCATGATTTTGTGGGGACCGCCTGGGGTAGGCAAGACCACTTTCGCGCGCCTCCTTTCCGAGAATGCCGGCATCGCTTTCGAAACACTCTCGGCAGTGCTCGCTGGCGTCAAGGATATCCGCGCCGCAGTCGAACAGGCCCGGAATCGTCGGGCGCAGTTTGGACAGGATACGTTACTTTTCGTAGACGAAGTCCACCGCTTCAATAAAGCCCAGCAGGATGCCTTTTTACCGCATATTGAAGAGGGCACGATTCTCTTCGTTGGCGCGACGACTGAAAACCCGTCGTTTGAGTTAAACAGCGCACTGCTCTCCCGAACGCGGGTGTATGTGCTCAAGCCGCTTGCAGCGGATGAGCTGCAGCAACTGGTGACACGAGCGCTGGAGGCTCCCGAGGGCCTCGGCGGCCGAATCCAGCTCGGCGATGGTGTCGGCGACGTGTTGGTTGCAGCGGCCGATGGCGATGCGAGACGGGTACTTAATATACTTGAGGTAGCGTCGGATCTGGCTGAACCTCAGGGCGACCATGCAGTCATCACCCGTGATATCCTGCAACAGGTTCTGCAAACGTCTCTTCGCCGGTTCGACAAGGGCGGCGACGTTTTCTACGACCAGATCTCAGCTTTGCACAAGGCGCTACGCGGCTCTGACGCCGACGGGTCACTTTACTGGTTCTGCCGGATGCTGGACGGGGGCTGTGATCCGCTCTATCTGGCCCGGCGACTTTTGCGCATCGCATCCGAAGATATCGGCAATGCTGATCCACGGGCGTTGTCCATTACACGGGATGCCTGGGATGTGCAGGAGCGCCTCGGCAGCCCTGAAGGTGAACTGGCTCTGGCTCAGGCCGTGGTTTACCTGGCCCTGGCACCGAAAAGCAATGCCGTGTATAAGGCGTTCAATGAGTGTATGGCAAGCATCCGGCATCAGCCCGACTATCCGGTGCCCATTCATATCCGCAACGCCCCGACCGGGTTGCTGGAAGAGCTGGGGCACGGCGCCGAGTATCGCTACGCCCATGATGAGCCGCAGGCTTTCGCTGCAGGGGAAGCTTATCTGCCGGAAGAGCTGCATGGCACGCGTTTCTACCGGCCCAGTGGGCGGGGGCTGGAAGCCAAGCTGGCCGAGAAGCAGGCCTACCTTGATAAACTGAATGCCGAGAGCGACCGACCGAGGTACCCCGGCAAGCGCTGA
- the lolA gene encoding outer membrane lipoprotein chaperone LolA — MSIKRNVVLAVCFSSAAVVCAQETSEVSALTERLQNYETFKADFNQVVTDSEGRIVQESSGDLRAKRDGLFYWHVEPPLEQYIAADGEEVEVYDPDLQQVTIYPMDEKLTATPALLLSGDVDGLQDAYDVTRIDKGAANPEFRLEPKDPDSLFLSLTLVFGDKALEEMRLKDSLGQSSVLQFSNIVINEPIAQDVFELEYPSSVDVIRNQAAP, encoded by the coding sequence ATGAGCATAAAACGGAATGTCGTCCTGGCTGTTTGCTTTTCCAGCGCGGCCGTTGTCTGCGCTCAGGAGACATCAGAGGTGTCGGCGCTCACCGAGCGACTGCAGAACTACGAGACGTTCAAGGCTGATTTCAACCAGGTCGTCACGGACAGCGAAGGCAGGATTGTCCAGGAGAGCTCGGGCGATCTGCGGGCGAAGCGTGACGGTCTTTTCTACTGGCACGTTGAGCCGCCATTGGAGCAGTACATTGCCGCGGATGGGGAAGAAGTAGAAGTCTATGATCCCGACCTTCAGCAAGTAACCATATATCCGATGGATGAGAAGCTCACCGCTACTCCGGCTTTACTCCTCAGCGGTGATGTAGATGGGCTCCAGGACGCCTACGACGTGACCCGGATCGACAAGGGCGCGGCTAATCCGGAGTTCAGGCTGGAGCCTAAAGACCCGGATTCGCTTTTTCTGTCGCTCACGCTGGTATTTGGCGACAAAGCGCTCGAGGAGATGCGGCTCAAGGATTCTCTGGGCCAGTCCAGCGTGTTGCAGTTCTCGAATATTGTGATCAACGAGCCGATAGCTCAGGACGTCTTCGAGCTTGAATACCCATCTTCTGTTGACGTTATCCGGAATCAGGCTGCCCCCTGA
- the serS gene encoding serine--tRNA ligase encodes MLDPRRIRADAAAVAEQLNRKNFSFDTARFTALEDRRKNLQVRAEELQGEQNRRSKEIGKAKAAGEDIQPLLDAVNDLKQQRAEAEDQLRALQEEFNGFLAGLPNLPDGDVPAGASEDENVEVRRWGNVPSFGFSPRDHVDIGELLRGLDSDSGARLARSRFTVMQGGVARLHRALAQFMLNLHTGEHGYQETQVPFLVNADALFGTGQLPKFEEDLFRIDGDMGLYLIPTAEVPVTNLVADSILDAADLPMRLVSHTPCFRSEAGSYGRDTRGMIRQHQFEKVELVHIVRPEESEAALEALTGHAERVLQLLELPYRVVVLCGGDIGFSAAKTYDLEVWLPGQNRYREISSCSNTRDFQARRMQARWRNPETGKPELVHTLNGSGLAVGRALVAVLENYQQEDGSVRVPEVLKPYMGGVDVLRPAQ; translated from the coding sequence ATGCTAGATCCGCGAAGGATTCGTGCCGATGCGGCGGCTGTCGCCGAGCAACTCAATCGCAAGAATTTCTCATTCGATACCGCCCGCTTTACTGCACTGGAAGACAGGCGCAAAAACCTTCAGGTTCGCGCCGAAGAGCTCCAGGGCGAGCAGAATCGGCGCTCCAAGGAAATCGGCAAGGCCAAGGCGGCGGGTGAGGATATTCAGCCGTTATTGGACGCGGTAAATGACCTTAAACAGCAGCGCGCTGAAGCAGAAGATCAGCTGCGGGCGCTGCAGGAAGAGTTCAACGGCTTTTTGGCCGGGCTGCCAAACCTGCCCGACGGAGATGTCCCGGCTGGAGCTTCGGAAGACGAAAACGTTGAAGTGCGCCGCTGGGGGAATGTGCCATCTTTCGGGTTCTCTCCCCGTGACCACGTTGATATCGGCGAGCTGCTGAGGGGGCTAGACTCCGATAGTGGCGCCCGGTTGGCCCGTTCCCGCTTCACCGTGATGCAGGGCGGCGTGGCGAGGCTCCACCGTGCGCTTGCCCAGTTTATGCTGAACCTCCACACGGGCGAACACGGATACCAGGAGACCCAGGTCCCCTTTCTGGTGAACGCGGATGCTTTGTTCGGCACGGGCCAGTTGCCCAAGTTTGAGGAAGACCTTTTTCGGATCGACGGGGATATGGGCCTGTACCTCATACCCACGGCCGAGGTACCGGTGACCAATCTCGTTGCGGACAGCATCCTTGATGCCGCGGATTTGCCAATGCGCCTGGTCAGCCATACGCCTTGTTTCAGAAGCGAAGCAGGCTCCTACGGGCGCGATACACGCGGCATGATCCGCCAGCACCAGTTTGAGAAAGTCGAGTTGGTCCATATTGTCCGGCCTGAGGAGTCAGAAGCTGCGCTTGAGGCCCTGACCGGCCATGCCGAAAGAGTTCTCCAGTTGCTGGAGTTGCCCTACCGGGTCGTTGTGCTCTGCGGCGGCGATATCGGTTTCTCCGCAGCCAAAACCTACGATCTGGAGGTCTGGTTGCCGGGGCAGAATCGATACCGGGAAATCTCATCATGTAGCAATACCCGTGATTTCCAGGCCCGCCGCATGCAGGCGCGCTGGCGTAATCCCGAAACCGGCAAACCAGAGCTGGTGCATACACTCAATGGCTCAGGACTCGCTGTCGGCCGGGCGCTCGTAGCCGTGCTGGAGAATTATCAGCAGGAGGATGGCTCGGTGCGCGTACCTGAAGTACTGAAACCTTACATGGGCGGCGTCGACGTCCTGCGTCCAGCCCAGTAG
- the cobA gene encoding uroporphyrinogen-III C-methyltransferase — MTDSTDGYQQGQVTGRVYLVGAGPGDPDLLTLKAARLIAQADVVLYDRLVSDAIMAMIPDSTEKIHVGKARANHSVPQESINQMLVKHAQAGKKVLRLKGGDPFIFGRGGEELETLADAGVEFEVVPGITAASGCSAYAGIPLTHRDHAQSVRFVTGHLKNNTADLPWKELIHKQQTLVIYMGLLGLANISQQLMAHGMEPTTPIALVSRGTLAGQTVVEGTLENIVAKIEARDVRAPTLLIVGDVVRLRAKLSWI; from the coding sequence TTGACAGACTCAACGGATGGGTATCAACAGGGGCAGGTCACTGGACGGGTCTACCTGGTGGGTGCAGGACCGGGCGACCCGGACCTGCTTACCCTAAAGGCAGCGCGACTGATAGCCCAGGCCGATGTGGTACTTTACGATCGTCTGGTTTCCGACGCCATCATGGCAATGATCCCGGACTCTACCGAGAAAATCCACGTCGGCAAGGCCCGGGCCAACCATAGTGTGCCCCAGGAATCCATCAACCAGATGCTGGTCAAGCACGCACAGGCTGGAAAGAAGGTGTTACGCCTAAAGGGCGGTGATCCCTTCATTTTCGGACGGGGTGGAGAAGAGCTGGAAACGCTGGCTGACGCTGGTGTTGAGTTCGAGGTGGTGCCGGGTATTACCGCGGCCTCAGGTTGCTCGGCTTACGCGGGGATTCCCCTGACTCACAGGGATCACGCCCAGTCTGTGCGCTTCGTGACCGGTCACCTTAAAAACAATACGGCCGATTTGCCCTGGAAAGAGCTGATCCACAAACAGCAGACCCTTGTGATATACATGGGTCTACTTGGACTGGCCAATATCTCCCAGCAGCTTATGGCTCACGGCATGGAGCCCACTACGCCTATCGCACTGGTTTCGAGGGGAACTCTGGCAGGACAGACGGTTGTCGAGGGCACGCTGGAAAATATTGTAGCGAAAATCGAGGCGCGGGACGTGCGTGCTCCAACCCTGCTGATCGTAGGAGATGTCGTTCGGCTACGAGCCAAACTGAGCTGGATTTAG